Below is a window of Methanosarcinales archaeon DNA.
AGCCGGTTTTGCCATCTATGATGCCATGCAGTGTATTTCCTGCAATATTTCAACTCTCTGTATGGGACAGGCTGCCTCTATGGCTGCTGTTCTGCTAGCAGCAGGTACACCCGGTAAAAGACTGGCATTTCCAGATGCACGGATGATGATACACCAGCCCCTGGGCGGTGCTGAAGGACAGGCTTCAGATGTGGAGATCCGGGCAAAGGAGATCGGCAGGGTCAAGAGGCATTTGAACCAGATCCAGGTCCAGCATACCGGACAACCCATGGAGATCATTGAGAGGGATTCTGACCGGGACTTCTATTTGGATGCAGAAGAATCGGTTGAATATGGCTTGATTGATAGAATAATAAATCCTGGAGAGGGATTGATAAAGTGGAATAAATAGGAGACTGTTATAGGAAAGACAGTTTGGATGCTGATCTCACAAGATTCATCCTACCAGAGCTCTAAATACTACCCTGGCAGCGCCCAGCATTTGCCTTGCCTTTACCTTTGTTGCCAATTTTCCAAGCAAAATCGATGGATGGTCGATATCACCATAGGTATTGATCAGCTCCAGCACTTCAGGTTCCCCGAAAAATTTAATCAATTCGTTAAAATCCTCATCATTCAGCCGGCCTAACACCTGATGGATCCGCATCCCTATTCCCAGTTCCCGACCAATGGCTTCCCGCCATGATCTGTCGTACTCCATCAGCCTGGAAACAGAACTGTTACCTTCCAGTGCAGCATTGCCAGCAATTTCACCTGCGATCTTCGCACAGATGGCACCCATATAAACCCCGCCCCCTGAAGTGGGTTTAACCTGCCCGGCCGCATCTCCGGTGATAATTATTCCATTGGTTACTGTACATGACTGCGGACCTAAAGGAATGCATCCCACAATCATATCTGAACAGCCTGGGAAAGCCCGTTTCTGCATCCTTGGATTGCATTGAAGGAACTTTTGAAGATGCTCATAAGGGTTAAACTCAGTTCTTGCCGGATCAATACACAGTCCAATCCGGGCTGTTTTCTCATTCACAGGTACCGCCCATGCAAAAAATCCGGGCACATCAGAGCCAAGGAACACTTCCACATGATCAGTATCAGCAACATCATACGCAGTTTCAATCTGTACCCCGGACAGTACTTTCTGCACCTGACCCAAACCACTCCATCGGGCAATACTGCCCTGTACCCCGTCAGCACCAATGATGACCCTGGCAAAAATGTCACCCTTCCTGCCGTTGCTTATAACTCTCAGTACCTTATTCCCATGTGAATCCGCAAGCTCCATTACTTTTGTTCTCATCTTGACATGGGCGCCCGCCTTAGCAGCCTTCTCCAGCAGGCGGCGGTCAAATATTTTCCTGTCAATTACATATGCTCTTTCTTTTTCACCCCCGATGGAGATACCTGTCCCGTCAGGAGCAAATATGCGGGCACCTTTTATCTTTTGGTATATCCATGCGCCTGGTTCCACTTCACATTCATGAAGGGTTTTACTGCTTACCAGTCCCGTGCACTGTACAGGAGAACCCGATGCACCATGTTCTTCAATGATCAGCGTCCTGGCACCGGTTCTGGCAGCATACCTGGCCGCCATGGAACCGGCTGGTCCGGCACCTACTACTACCACATCATATTCAATCAAATGAAACCTCACCATTTCTGCTAATAAAAATGTTTATGGGGCGATTAGCTCTCCTATGCAGGGCCGCTTCTGGAATATTCTCATGAATCTTTGAAATAATGTCCAGGGTATTCTCATACACCTTTATCCCGTTTTTATCTGCTTCTTTGTATATAATTCTGGGGATTGTCATTATATCTGTACCCTCTATGATTTTTATTGATATAGGAGACTGAAGCTGCTCCCACTCCTTTAACGTGGCTTTTGCCCGCTTTATATTCTGGCGTGCCCTTTTTTCTATAATACTTACATTGGCGCGTGTTGTTTTCAGAATGACTGCGATCCTGTTCTGGGTATATCCCTGCAGGCGTAGCTCAAGTATCTGTTTTTGCCGGTCTGTAAGGAAAGATTCCTCTTGAGGCATAGTTACCAATATCTGTATCAGGATTTTAATAACTTTGTTAATAGAATCTCAAATATCAACGGTAAAAAAAAGTGAAAAAAAGAAAAATAAGGGCATTATGCCCTTGTTTAATATCTACTGTGGTTTATCGTATAGTTTAGTCTTTTTCCTGTAGCCTCTTTCTTTCTTGGCGTGAGGCTCTCTGTACACAGAGTCGTTGGCCTTTTCGATCTCCCTGGCATCGATTGCCAGTTGAGCTGCAGCCCTCATCATCTCATGACCTGCTCCAGCTGTAAGTGTAACCTGCTCTACCTCTTTTAGCATAAAGCATGCCGGGAAGTTAACTTCTGCCACCTTATCTGCCATATGAAGGGCGGCCAGTGCCTTTGCCTTTGCATAGGGATTGTTGAATCCTGCACTCTCAATTGCTTTTTGTGCAGTCACCAGGATATGCGGCAGTTCCAGATCTTTACCTGCATCTGCTTGATCAATGACAGCATCGAATGCATTGACGATCAACCTGACAACTCCGCAAGTGGACAATACCTTCATTGCATCGCTGTTGAAACTGGCCATCTCTACAGGGTCAAGGAATTCCCTTTTAGCACCAATCAGTGGGTCTACCTTCATGATTATATAACCAAATCCTGCATCCTGCAGTGCTTGCCTGTCATCTTTCTTAGTTGGCCCGTCTGAAACAACAATTAATGGTTTATCCTTCCAGATCTCCCGTGCTGCAGTTGGACCGGGTGCGGATGAATTAGGACTGATCATAACATAGAAATCAGCTTCATATTTTTTGAAGTGTTTTGTATGTTCTGCTTCGTCCTTCCCCATCTTGGCTCCCGTACCAAATGACCTTACCTCTATTCCCTCTTTATCAGCGATCTCGTCAAGAACGAGATCAATTACCTGGGACATTCCCAAGTTTCCCAATTTAATGAATCCTACCTTTACCATAATGGATCACGAAATAAAGATTAAACGATGGACTTATATGTTTTTTGGAATTGTTCGACAATATTTACAAAACAATGAAATATACATAATTATTAATATTGAACATTATTTACCAAAATTTTATGCTGAAACAATGGTATTACAATCCAGGTGATATTAGTTGGTAAGGGTACTGGCAACTGGAACCTTTGATATACTGCATCCGGGACATCTATTATATCTGGAGGAAGCAAAAAAACTGGGCGATGAGCTCTGGGTAATTGTAGCACGCAATTCCATGGTAAATCATAAATCAAAACCAATCCTACCTGAAAATCAACGACTTGCCATGGTCAGTGCCTTAAAAGTAGTAGACCACGCAATACTTGGGGATGAACATGATATGTTCAAACCGCTGGAAGAGATCCATCCCGATATCGTGGTACTGGGGCATGATCAATATTTCAATGCTGAAGAGCTTGAAGAAAAAATATTATCCAGGGGGATTAATGCCAGAGTTGTCAGGATCATTTCACATCAATCCTGCAGTACTTGCAGTACTGGTTCGATCATTAGATTGATCCTGGATAGATCAAACAGATCATAATTCTTATGCAGCCAGCTTTTCAGGGACTTTATTGTGTTAAAATACACATTAAAATTATATACATAAAGAACCCGAAAACTATTAAGAGTATCAGTATAAATAACTATTAAAATAAAATCAGATTAAATTTAGATCGGATTTAAGACTTAATATTAAATAAATCCAAACAAAATTAAAATTGGTGAAGGCAATGAAATGTTATATTTGTGCGCAACAGGGAAAAGACTCAGATGCAGTAGGGGTCTGTATAGTGTGTGGCATGGGTGTTTGCCGGGAACATCTAATTAGGGAAGAGACACCGGTCTGGGATGGAACATATCCAGTAAGACTCAAATCAGATACTGAACATATTAAACGAATAATCTGCCCACTATGTCACGAGGCTTTAAAAGAGAATTTGTAAGGTGGTGAGATATATGTTGAAATGCTATATACATGATGAAAAGAATGAGACTGAAGAAGCAGTGGCAATCTGTATTGTATGCGGGATGGGGTTATGTATGGAACATGCTAAAAGAGCTGACCTGCAAATATGGGAAGGTAAGTATCCTATGCCGGTAAAAATTATGGAAAAAAACTTGCCACGATTCATCTGTAAATATTGTATCGAGTCAATATACACGGTTGGATGTGAATAAGGGATATTTCCTTATTCATTTTACAGGGCAATATTGTGCCCATTTCTTTTATTAAAATTAAAACCTCCCCTGTTAATGTTTTAACATAAGATTGCATCTACCATAAGCCAGATACAATTTTTACAGCCATGATCCACAACACCACACCGAACATCTGCTTAATGGTCTTTGATTTCATCTTGCTGTGCATAAGGTGTGAGCCTACCTGTCCTCCAATAAACGCAGCCACGGCCGTGTAAGCCATAAGTGTCATATCCAGCTGTCCTATGCCTATGTGTCCGAAAAATCCTGAGAATGATGAAAATACCACGATGAACGCCGAGGTGGCAGAGGCACGTTTCGTCCCGTAACCCAATGCTATCAACAGAGGTACAATGAACACCCCACCGCCGATCCCCAGCAGTCCGGCAGCAATGCCTATCACGAACCCAAGACCAATTCCAATTGTAAGGCGTTCTTTTTTACTAACGGTCTCAGAATGGTCATCTATTTCCCCCGCCCTGGAAAATATCATGCGTGCCCCGGCGAGTACCAGTATGATACAGAGTATCCACAGCAGCATTTCAGTGGGTGTGAACTTTGTAAAATATGCCCCGATGGGTGCCCCTGCAGTGGAAGCCAATACAAAAGGTGCTGCCATATTCAGATCAATCATTTTCTTTCTGTAATAAGTGATAGCTGCTGAACTGGAAGTGACTCCGTTCAGCAGCAGAGCCGTTGGTATTGCCACCAGCATAGGAATGCCGAGCCAGAATAACAGGGGCACGTAGACCAGGGCGCCGCCAAGACCCAACATCGAGAATAAGACTGCCAGGAAGAATATTATTATTGCAATTAGAATGGGGTCCATGGGGATAAATTCCAGGGTTTTTGTGATGACTATATAAAAGAAAAGTTGTGGTGCAAAATGCACCTACAACGTGTGTACTTCTTCCAGACAGGGTTGACAAACAATCTCGTCATCCATAACGTGTGCGTATTTTTCAATTACCATATCGCCACACTTGCTGCATTTGACCCGCTTGAACTGCACCATCGGGGATTCCAGTTCATAATCGAACACGTCGCTTACTCCTATGAATGCTTCATCCGGCATTGACATTACCATGTCGATGGATGGTTGTGATATATCAGTGGCCACCTGGGATGCCGGGACACCCGTGCTTCTTTGCTGCATGAACGGGGATTGCTCCATCTTTGCAAAGAAATCAGGCAGCACGTATGCCCGAACTGCTTTGTTATCTTTTCGGGAAATAAGGGTTAGTGCTATTTTTCCGTAATATGTTTTTTTGATGTTGCCTTTGCCCAGGGTACACCCTGTGGCAACCTGTACTCCATCACCGAAACAGCCGGCACAATGTGCATCCCCGGTCTCGATGAGGGCTACGACCTCTCCGTCTTTAGCCCTGGATACACCCAATTTTTCCATGGCCGACCAGGCCACTCTCAATCCCAGGGGCATACCTGGGCAACGGTGTCCATGGAATTTGAATCCCAGTTCAAGCATTTCATCTTTTGTCATTTCCATTTTATATCTCCTCAATCACGATTGTGTGGATTTGGCACAACTGTACAAATCCACAGTTTAAAATGTTTTTGACATGCTTAAAGGTTGTGGTTTCAAATAATTTTGAAATACTCCTCTATTATGTTTTCCACCCACAAAAGCCCAATTTAGATTTTTATCGATATCTGAACGCTTTAAGCAGACCTGCGCTGTTTAATAATCTTTTTATTCTCTGAATGATAAAGTACATTGTCCAGCTTCTGATAATGGGTCATAAACATGTAACAGAATGAAAAAATGAGAGATATGCAGGAACTTGTTCGATTTTTCTGAATCATACCGAAATATTATTATGGTTCAAATTGAATTTCGAACCAAATTGTTCACAATAATGGATTACTTTGGATAGGTAATGGAGGACATGAAATGGCAGATAAAAAATATGTGTATTTTTTCGGTGGTGAAAAAACAGAAGGTAATGCCACTATGAGAAACCTACTCGGAGGTAAAGGTTCTCATCTTGCCGAGATGGCAAACTTAGGAATACCTGTACCACCCGGTTTTACAATAACCACAGAGGTTTGTACAGAATATTACAATAACCAGAAGAATTACCCGGAAGGTGTTGATGAACAGGTCAGGCAAATGGTTGCCAGACTTGAGGACGAAATAGGTTTTAAATTCGGCAGCAATAAAGAACCACTTTTATTATCGGTCCGCTCAGGCGCTCGAATATCCATGCCCGGTATGATGGATACGGTATTGAACCTGGGACTCAACGACGAGACTGTAATGGGCCTTGCAGAAGAAGCTGATGAGCGGTTCGCTTATGATTGCTACAGGCGTTTCATCAACATGTTCGGTGATGTGGTATTGGGGATCGAACATAATGAGTTCGAAACCATATTGTCTGCCAAGAAGGAGGATCTGGGCGTAAACAATGACACTGAACTTGATACTGAAGCTCTCCGTGATGTAGTGCAAAAGTACAAAGCATTGGTCAAAGAAAAATCAGGTAAGGATTTTCCACTTGATCCCAATACCCAATTGTGGATGTCCATCAATGCGGTATTTGATTCGTGGAATACCAAACGTGCCATTACCTACAGGAAGATACATAATATCCCTGACGACTGGGGTACTGCGGTCAATGTCCAGACAATGGTCTACGGCAATATGGGCGAGAACTCCGGAACTGGAGTGGCATTCACCCGCAATCCATCCACAGGTGAAAGAAAGTTCTATGGAGAGTATCTTATGAACGCTCAGGGTGAGGATGTGGTGGCAGGTATCAGGACCCCCCATCCCATAGAGATGTTAAGGCAGGAAATGCCGGAAGTATATGCCCAATTGGATGACTTTAAAGAACGTCTTGAGCAGCATTTCAAAGAGATGGAAGATATCGAGTTCACTATCCAGCAGGGTAAACTCTACATGCTCCAAACAAGGACTGGAAAACGTACAGCTGCGGCTGCAGTAAAGATTGCCATTGATATGTATAATGAAGGACTTATCACCAAGGAAGAGGCCATACTAAAAGTCGACCCGGAACAATTGGACCAGCTCTTACATCCCATGATCGACCCCGATGAAAAAATAAAAGCTGTGGCTAAAGGGCTTCCTGCATCCCCGGGTGCAGCCGTGGGAAAAGTGGTATTTACGGCAGAACATGCAGAAGAGATGGCCGAAGCCGGTGAAAAGGTGATCCTGGTCCGAAACGAGACCTCCCCTGAAGATATCGGAGGCATGCATGCCGCCCAGGGTATACTTACAGTAAGAGGAGGAATGACCTCTCATGCTGCTGTGGTGGCACGAGGCATGGGGAAGTGCTGCGTGGCTGGTTGCGGGGCCATCCAGATCGATGAAGGCAAGGGGCTTTTTTCTGTAAACGGTCATACAATTAATGAATACGATTACATTACATTAAACGGCACCACAGGAGAGGTTATCCTGGGACAGGCTAAACTTATTACACCTGATATCAGCCCAAACATGGACAAACTGCTCTCATGGGCCGATGGTGTCAGGACATTGGGTGTCAGGACAAATGCAGATACCCCTGAGGATTCACAGACTGCCAGGGATTTCGGGGCTGAAGGTATTGGGTTGTGCCGTACTGAACACATGTTCTTCGGAGAAGAGAGGATACCTATTGTACAGGAAATGATCCTGGCTGATACCGAAGAAATGAGAAAACTAGCACTTGATAAATTACTGCCAATGCAGAGAAGTGATTTCAAAGAGATATTCAAAGTAATGAAGGGATATCCGGTTACTATACGCCTCCTTGATCCGCCTTTGCACGAATTCTTGCCAAAACATGAGGATCTGCTGGAGCAATATTTTGAATTAAAAGCCACCGGTGACACCAACAAAATCCATGAACTGGAAGATCTGATGAAAAGGGTTGATTCCCTTAAGGAGTTCAATCCCATGCTCGGGCACAGGGGATGCAGACTCGGCATCACATATCCGGAGATATACGAGATGCAGGTCAGGGCAATCTTCGAAGCTGCATGCGAATTAACAAAAGAAGGATATGAGATTGTTCCAGAGGTCATGATACCACTGGTATTTCACATTAATGAATTTGAGATTACCAGAAATAGTGCTGAAGCAGTGGCAAAACAGGTAATGTCCGAGCAAGGTGCAAAACTGAATTATCTTATAGGCACCATGATCGAACTGCCCAGGGCAGCTATTACAGCCGATGAGATTGCGGGCCAGGCAGAATTTTTCAGTTTCGGCACCAATGACCTTACACAGACCGTATTCGGTTTAAGCCGTGACGATGCTGGCAAATTCTTGCCGTACTATCTTGAGCACGGAATATTGGAGCATGATCCGTTCGTGGCTATTGACCAAAATGGTGTGGGCCAGTTTATTAAAATAGGTGTGGAAAAGGGCAGATCAACAAGGCCAGACCTCAAGATAGGGATATGTGGTGAGCATGGTGGTGAGCCCAGCAGTGTGATATTCTGTCACAATGCAGGACTTGATTACGTGAGTTGTTCTCCATTTAGAGTACCAATCGCCAGACTTGCTGCTGCACACGCGGTACTAACGAAGGCTGAATAATATTAGGCAAATCCCAATAGAAATGTTTATACTATTGAATATAGATTCTATACTGGTACAATATGCCTGAAATCATAGAATGTGAATCTGGATCATTCCGTGTGGTGGATGCACACGGTCATGACATTGAGGTAGGCAGTCCTGTGAGATATGGGGGAACAGGCACTAAAGGACATGTAATAGAAATCGTCCGCGATGAAGAAGGTGCCTGGGCTATTATAGATTCCACTAATCTGCTGTATCGACTTGAATCTCTAACGATTCTGGATGAATTGGAAACAAAGCCAGAAATGGGAGAAAGAAAATTCTCAACTGAAGAGATCCAGGAAGTGCTTGATAAAGCAGAAGAAAATGCAAAAGAAGCCAAACTTGATGATTCAAATCTTGAAGCTGGCGGATAGTCCATTTTCATCATGATGCGTATCGGTGTTGTTATTCACGGACCTGCGGTCATCGACTCTGGCAAAGCCCTGGGGGTACTTGAGATGATATCAGGTATGGGTGATGTGCTGGCAATTCTGGGCGGTACTATGGGGAAGGCTGCTGTTATTGATGCGG
It encodes the following:
- a CDS encoding DUF2180 family protein yields the protein MKCYICAQQGKDSDAVGVCIVCGMGVCREHLIREETPVWDGTYPVRLKSDTEHIKRIICPLCHEALKENL
- a CDS encoding NAD(P)/FAD-dependent oxidoreductase, which gives rise to MIEYDVVVVGAGPAGSMAARYAARTGARTLIIEEHGASGSPVQCTGLVSSKTLHECEVEPGAWIYQKIKGARIFAPDGTGISIGGEKERAYVIDRKIFDRRLLEKAAKAGAHVKMRTKVMELADSHGNKVLRVISNGRKGDIFARVIIGADGVQGSIARWSGLGQVQKVLSGVQIETAYDVADTDHVEVFLGSDVPGFFAWAVPVNEKTARIGLCIDPARTEFNPYEHLQKFLQCNPRMQKRAFPGCSDMIVGCIPLGPQSCTVTNGIIITGDAAGQVKPTSGGGVYMGAICAKIAGEIAGNAALEGNSSVSRLMEYDRSWREAIGRELGIGMRIHQVLGRLNDEDFNELIKFFGEPEVLELINTYGDIDHPSILLGKLATKVKARQMLGAARVVFRALVG
- a CDS encoding pyruvate, phosphate dikinase, with product MADKKYVYFFGGEKTEGNATMRNLLGGKGSHLAEMANLGIPVPPGFTITTEVCTEYYNNQKNYPEGVDEQVRQMVARLEDEIGFKFGSNKEPLLLSVRSGARISMPGMMDTVLNLGLNDETVMGLAEEADERFAYDCYRRFINMFGDVVLGIEHNEFETILSAKKEDLGVNNDTELDTEALRDVVQKYKALVKEKSGKDFPLDPNTQLWMSINAVFDSWNTKRAITYRKIHNIPDDWGTAVNVQTMVYGNMGENSGTGVAFTRNPSTGERKFYGEYLMNAQGEDVVAGIRTPHPIEMLRQEMPEVYAQLDDFKERLEQHFKEMEDIEFTIQQGKLYMLQTRTGKRTAAAAVKIAIDMYNEGLITKEEAILKVDPEQLDQLLHPMIDPDEKIKAVAKGLPASPGAAVGKVVFTAEHAEEMAEAGEKVILVRNETSPEDIGGMHAAQGILTVRGGMTSHAAVVARGMGKCCVAGCGAIQIDEGKGLFSVNGHTINEYDYITLNGTTGEVILGQAKLITPDISPNMDKLLSWADGVRTLGVRTNADTPEDSQTARDFGAEGIGLCRTEHMFFGEERIPIVQEMILADTEEMRKLALDKLLPMQRSDFKEIFKVMKGYPVTIRLLDPPLHEFLPKHEDLLEQYFELKATGDTNKIHELEDLMKRVDSLKEFNPMLGHRGCRLGITYPEIYEMQVRAIFEAACELTKEGYEIVPEVMIPLVFHINEFEITRNSAEAVAKQVMSEQGAKLNYLIGTMIELPRAAITADEIAGQAEFFSFGTNDLTQTVFGLSRDDAGKFLPYYLEHGILEHDPFVAIDQNGVGQFIKIGVEKGRSTRPDLKIGICGEHGGEPSSVIFCHNAGLDYVSCSPFRVPIARLAAAHAVLTKAE
- a CDS encoding F420-dependent methylenetetrahydromethanopterin dehydrogenase; the encoded protein is MVKVGFIKLGNLGMSQVIDLVLDEIADKEGIEVRSFGTGAKMGKDEAEHTKHFKKYEADFYVMISPNSSAPGPTAAREIWKDKPLIVVSDGPTKKDDRQALQDAGFGYIIMKVDPLIGAKREFLDPVEMASFNSDAMKVLSTCGVVRLIVNAFDAVIDQADAGKDLELPHILVTAQKAIESAGFNNPYAKAKALAALHMADKVAEVNFPACFMLKEVEQVTLTAGAGHEMMRAAAQLAIDAREIEKANDSVYREPHAKKERGYRKKTKLYDKPQ
- a CDS encoding DUF2180 family protein: MKCYIHDEKNETEEAVAICIVCGMGLCMEHAKRADLQIWEGKYPMPVKIMEKNLPRFICKYCIESIYTVGCE
- a CDS encoding Tfx family DNA-binding protein, whose protein sequence is MPQEESFLTDRQKQILELRLQGYTQNRIAVILKTTRANVSIIEKRARQNIKRAKATLKEWEQLQSPISIKIIEGTDIMTIPRIIYKEADKNGIKVYENTLDIISKIHENIPEAALHRRANRPINIFISRNGEVSFD
- a CDS encoding ATP-dependent Clp protease proteolytic subunit; the encoded protein is MVDIYSHLLDHNLIFLTGEIDDEMAETVIAQRLYLESLDTEDDIHILINSPGGLVTAGFAIYDAMQCISCNISTLCMGQAASMAAVLLAAGTPGKRLAFPDARMMIHQPLGGAEGQASDVEIRAKEIGRVKRHLNQIQVQHTGQPMEIIERDSDRDFYLDAEESVEYGLIDRIINPGEGLIKWNK
- a CDS encoding DUF2098 domain-containing protein, with product MPEIIECESGSFRVVDAHGHDIEVGSPVRYGGTGTKGHVIEIVRDEEGAWAIIDSTNLLYRLESLTILDELETKPEMGERKFSTEEIQEVLDKAEENAKEAKLDDSNLEAGG
- a CDS encoding sulfite exporter TauE/SafE family protein, coding for MDPILIAIIIFFLAVLFSMLGLGGALVYVPLLFWLGIPMLVAIPTALLLNGVTSSSAAITYYRKKMIDLNMAAPFVLASTAGAPIGAYFTKFTPTEMLLWILCIILVLAGARMIFSRAGEIDDHSETVSKKERLTIGIGLGFVIGIAAGLLGIGGGVFIVPLLIALGYGTKRASATSAFIVVFSSFSGFFGHIGIGQLDMTLMAYTAVAAFIGGQVGSHLMHSKMKSKTIKQMFGVVLWIMAVKIVSGLW
- a CDS encoding FAD synthase is translated as MVRVLATGTFDILHPGHLLYLEEAKKLGDELWVIVARNSMVNHKSKPILPENQRLAMVSALKVVDHAILGDEHDMFKPLEEIHPDIVVLGHDQYFNAEELEEKILSRGINARVVRIISHQSCSTCSTGSIIRLILDRSNRS